A single genomic interval of Mesoplodon densirostris isolate mMesDen1 chromosome 20, mMesDen1 primary haplotype, whole genome shotgun sequence harbors:
- the MSR1 gene encoding macrophage scavenger receptor types I and II isoform X2 gives MEPWESFPNQQEDTNSCTESVKFDARSMTALLPPNPKNGPTLQEKMKSFKAALIALYLLVFVVLVPIIGIVAAQLLKWEMKNCTVGSVNANDISASLAGKGNDSEDAMRFREVVTEHMSDVEKRIQYLSDNEANLIDAKNFQNFSVTTDERFNDVFLQLSSLLSFIQGHGNVIGEVSKSLISLNTTLLDLQLSIATLNVRVQENAFKQQEEMSKLEERVYNTSAEIKSLEEKQVHLEQEIKGEVKLLNNITNDLRLKDWEHSQTLKNITLIQGPPGPPGEKGDRGSTGEVGPPGIPGPVGPPGLKGDRGAIGFPGSRGFPGSVGKTGRPGYSGQKGQKGEKGSGSMLRPA, from the exons ATGGAACCATGGGAGAGCTTTCCCAATCAACAGGAGGACACTAATAGCTGTACAGAATCTGTGAAGTTTGATGCTCGCTCAATGACCGCTTTGCTTCCTCCGA ATCCTAAAAATGGCCCAACTCTTCAAGAGAAAATGAAGTCTTTCAAAGCTGCACTGATTGCCCTTTATCTCCTTGTGTTTGTAGTTCTTGTACCTATCATCGGAATAGTGGCAG CTCAACTCCTGAAATGGGAAATGAAGAATTGCACAGTTGGTTCAGTTaatgcaaatgatatatctgcaAGTCTCGCAGGAAAAggaaatgacagtgaagatgcAATGAGATTTCGAGAAGTCGTTACGGAACACATGAGCGACGTGGAGAAGAGAATCCAATATCTTTCAGATAATGAAGCCAATCTCATAGATGCCAAGAATTTCCAAAATTTCAGTGTAACAACCGATGAAAGGTTTAATGACGTTTTTCTCCAGCTAAGTTCCTTACTTTCCTTCATCCAGGGACATGGAAATGTAATAGGTGAAGTCTCCAAGTCATTAATAAGTCTGAACACCACACTGCTTGATTTGCAGCTCAGTATTGCAACACTGAATGTCAGAGTCCAAGAGAATGCATTTAAACAGCAAGAG GAGATGAGTAAATTAGAGGAGCGTGTGTACAATACATCAGCAGAAATTAAGTCTCTGGAAGAAAAACAAGTGCATTTGGAACAGGAAATAAAAGGAGAAGTGAAACTGTTGAATAACATCACTAATGATCTCAGGCTGAAGGATTGGGAACATTCTCAGACACTGAAAAATATCACTTTAATTCAAG gtcctCCTGGACCTCCAGGTGAAAAAGGAGATAGAGGTTCCACTGGAGAAGTTGGTCCACCAGGCATTCCAGGTCCAGTAG GTCCTCCAGGTCTTAAAGGTGATCGGGGAGCCATTGGTTTTCCTGGAAGTCGAGGATTCCCAGGATCAGTGGGGAAGACCGGGAGGCCAG